A segment of the Prochlorococcus marinus CUG1416 genome:
ATTTTGCCTAGTTATATCTAGTTCCGCCAAGACATCATCCAATATAAGTATTGGAGGGACATTTAATGTTTTAGTTAATAAATCTAGTTCAGCCATCTTTAAAGCCAAAATAAAAGTTCTTTGTTGACCGGATGAACCATATTTTCTAACTGAAATATCATTAATTAGAAACTCAATATCATCACGATGAGGTCCAAAATTACATTTACCAGTCAATACTTCGATTGAACGCTGCTCTAATAGTTGTTCTGCTATTTTCTTACTAATAACTTTTTCTTCTTCTTCTTCTTGACTTATATTTTTTATCCCTGAAAGATAATTTATACCTATTTGCTCTTTAGATTTACTTAAGTGATTATGCCAGTATTCAACATATGGTTTTATTTTTAATAAAGCCCTTCTTCTTCGCCTAAAAATTCTTGTACCTATTATTGACATCTGAATATCAAAGCTTTCAACAATGTCTGAGGATTGGTTTTTCAGGAAGCTTTCTGAACGCCAAAAATGACTTCTTTGTTTTAAAAGCCTGTTAAATCTAACTATCAATTCTGAATATACTGGTTCAAGCTGAGATACAACTTTATCAATCCATGTTCTTCGAAAACTCGGGTCACTTCTAACAATATCTATATCATTTGAACAGAAACATACGCTCCGAATATAATTCTTTATTTCACTCTGCTTTTTCAAGATTGATTCATTGACATAAATTCTTTTAGGGCCTTTTCGAAATAGATTTAACTCCAAATCATCTTTAAAATCTATTTGTCCCATGACTACTGACATATCACTATCATTTTCTATTAAATCTTTATCACTTAATGCTCTATTAGATTTTAATTGACTTAAAAATTCAACCGATTCAAGTAAATTTGACTTGCCAATACCATTACAACCAAGAACAATTGTTCTTTGCTCTTTTAGATCAAGTTCAAAACTTTTATGGTTCCGAAAATTTTTAATTTTTAATTTATTTAAAAAAATGTTTTTTATGCATTCATTAATTAAATTAGCTAAGTTTAAAATATTTAGATTTTCTTTAAAGAAATTGAAAAATTAAAGGGCATGTAGCTCAGTTGGATAGAGCATCAGATTCCGGTTCTGAGAGTCGGGGGTTCGAATCCCTCCATGCTCGTATCATCATTTTTAAAGTTTATATCCCATTACTCTTATTCCATTTGGATCTAGTATAAATCCACTTTCTTCTAAACTTTTAAATGAAGACAATGGAGCCTGTACAGAAATACTGCATCCAGGCATTTCTCTATTTATTTTCTCAAGAGTTAATTGAAGCAATATTGAATAATAAAGTTTCTGATTATTACCTGGTGCTGCACTTAAATTCCATAAATTAGCATTCAATCCCTTATCGGATGTAACCCTTACAAAGCCATATAATTTATTATTTGATTCATTTTGTATGGTAAAAAAGAAATTACTTTTCTGAATAGCCTCAGACAGGGGTTTTATTGGAAATGTCTCACAACCACAATTAGCTAAAAGTCTGTTAACTTCTTTAGCTAATGGAATCTGAGAAGAGTTTACAAAATAACCCTCTGGAATAACAAGTTTTTTTGTAGAAAAATATTGCAATTATCAACCTGTATTTCTCATGCCAGCTGCTATTCCATTAATAGTTAAAAGTGCCCCCCTCAATAGCTCACTTCTACTATAAGCTCTTCTAGATTCATCTTTATCAATAAGAAATTCGCTAATTGGGGGTTGTCTTGTTTGGTCTCTCAGTCTTCTTAAAAGTGAAACCTGCAAAAATCCCAATGGGATGATTGTCTTATTTCTCAAGCTTACTGATGATTTCAAGTCTCTATCAGATTCAAGGAGCTGATTTTTACCAGTTATTTCAAGTATTAAAGATTTTGTAAGATTATATTCTTTAGAAATTACTTCAAAAATAACATCAAAAGAATCTTTCTTTTCTTCACTACCAAGAGTGTCAACATAATATTTAGCAACTTCCAAATCCACTTTAGATAATGTCATTTCTACCTTGGATATAAGCATTCTAAAAAATGGCCATCTTTGATGGAGAACTCGTAATAATTCAATTTGTTGTGGGTCTGAATTTAATTCAGATGATAATGCAGTACCTACTCCAAACCAACTTGGCAAAAGAAATCTACTTTGTGTCCATCCAAATACCCATGGAATAGCTCTTAAACTTGACAAATCTTTCGCACCTTTCTTTCTTCTCGCAGGCCTGCTAGATATTTGTAATTTACTTATCTCTTCTATTGGCGTGACCTCTTGAAAGAAATTCAACAAATCAGGATTCTCATGCACTAATTTTCTATAGTGAGCCCTTGATGTTTCTGCCAGCCTAGACATTAATTGATTCCATTCTGGAGTAGCATCAAGTCTATTATTGACCAAACTATTTTGAATAACTGCTGTAGTGACAGTTTCAAGGTTATACAAAGCTAGTTCAGGAAGACTATATTTTGAAGCTAAAACTTCACCTTGTTCTGTTATTTTTATTCTCCCTTTTAAAGTCCCGCTTGGTTGCGCCAATATTGCCTGATAGGCTGGTCCTCCCCCTCTACCTACAGAACCGCCTCGTCCATGAAATAGTCTTAGCAATATATTATTTCTACTTGCAAGATTTTGAAGAGCTATCTGGGCTCTATGAATTTCCCAATTACTAGAAACAAACCCGGAATCTTTATTACTATCAGAATATCCAAGCATTAATTCTTGAAGAGGTTTAAATGATTCTCCAACTTTTGGCAATAATAATCTGTAAAAATCTAATTTAAACAACTTTTCCATTACTTCAGGTGCTCTTTTAAGGTCTTCAACAGTTTCGAAAAGAGGAACGACTAATAATTTTGACTTTTGTGAATTTTGATCAAGAAGTCCCATTTCTTTTGCCAATAAGAGCACTTCAAGCAAATCAGATGCACTATGACTCATTGAAATTACATAAGAATGACAAATTCTACTTCCAAATTCTTGCTGCAGTCTCTTAACCATTTTAAAAACTGAGAATGTTTCTTCTGTATTTTTTGTCCAGTTAACTTCATAAGGAATTAAAGGCCTTTTTGTATTTAATTCGTCCACAAGCCATTTAATTTTCTCTTCCTCAGACATTTGGTCATATAGTACAGGTAAGTCAAGATAATTTGTGAGCTCTTGTATTGCGTCACTATGCCTTGTACTTTCTTGACGAATATCTAAACTTGCTAAAGAAAATCCAAAAATATGAACCTGAGTAAGTAAAGTATTTACAGCTTCACAAGTTAAATCCGTACTAATCAGGCTATTTTTAATTAGTTCAAGATCATATGTAAATTCGTTTACTGATTTGTAATATAAGTTTTCAACTTTATCTATATTTTTAGTATCCATCTCTCCCTCTAAGTCAAATTTCCACCCACTATCAGATAATAAATTATTTCTTTCTTGTGTTAACCTTAATTTTTCTAAAATATAACTCAATTTCAGTCGGTAAGGTTCTGATCTGTATCTTGTAGCCCTAGCTTCATAGATTTCTGGAAACTTAACCCTATCTGTTTCTAATGACTCTAATAGAGAAGAACTCACTTGACTCCATTGCATTGAGACACTTAATTGATCTCTAAGATTAGATACTGAAATAATATATCTTTCCAACATCAACTGTCTTTGGTAGCAAGCAGTTCTCCATGTTATCTCAGGAGTGACCGATGGATTACCATCCCTATCGGAGCCGACCCAAGAACCGAAGTTACAAAAAGATTCTGGGGGCATCTGAACATCTGGATAGTTCTCGGTGAGCGCTTCAGCGATTCTGCCTCTCAATTGAGGCATTGCATTAAATAAAACTTGCTGAAAATAATGCAAGGCATAATCTACTTCATCTAAAACTGAAGGTTTAAATTGATGCAATTCATCAGTTCTCCACCAAAGTCTTACTTCTTCTTTTAATTGGATTTTGAGAGAATTTTTTGCTTCGCTAGTTAAAAATTGCTCAACCTGTATTGTTTTCAATAAATTTGCAACTCTAGTTTGCTTATGTCTAATCGTATGTCTTACTATCTCAGTCGGATGTGCAGTAAAAACTAAACGAATATCCATTTCCTGCAATAACTCCTCTAATTTTCCTGGAGGTACATTTAATGTTCTAAGCCTATAAAATAATTCTCTAAAAGTTACTGGAGCATTTTGCCTAGCCAATGCTGGGGCAAAAGGATCAAGATTATCGGGCGATTTTTGAACATTCTTATTTGTAAAGCTTTGAATATATCTATCTTCCTCAACTCTTTGTTCCAAAATATTCACTAGTTGAAAATATAATGAAAAAGCCCTTGCTGCTGCAATGGATTCTGCTAAATCCATAGAATTCACAATATCAACTATTTCATTTTTAAAAGTTTTTGAACTATCACCATCAATTTGTTTTGAATAACTTAATTCTTTAAGCTGTATCAATCTGTCTGCCTGATCATCTGGGCATTCTTCCCTAAGCACAGATTCCCATAAATCCTCTATTAAAAGACGATTTTTATCAAGTGGATCATTGTTACTGATCAGATCCACATTATTATTTTTAATCTGTTGAAAAGATTCCATATAATTATTATGTCACAAGTAAAAATATTCAGATCAAATGTTTGTTTAAATAATCAAATACTCTTGTCTTCATTCTTGATCATATCATCGATAGAAATTTTCATTATTTGCTCAATAGAAAAACCTTTTTCATATTGATTTATCCATTTCATAGATTGATTCCCTTCTTCAAGAACTTTATAAATAGGTTTCAAAAGATGTTTCATATTAAATTTTTCTGCGCTGGTTGATAAATCTGATAATAAGTTTTGAATCCATTCTCTACAAACAACTTTTTTGCCATCTTGCCAGTGAATTAACTCTGAATTCAGACTATCTTTAGCAGCATTAATTTCATTTTGGTCACATATTGCTGATAATTCATCATTAGAAAAAATACTTGCATTCAAAGGGTCTAAAGTATTTATATTTTCAAAAAGATTTAAAATCCTGAGTTCTAGCATAGCCGTTATCCCTAATAGCAAATTAATATCGTGAACAAAATCACAAATTCTTAATTCCAAACGATCAAGAATTAAAGGCCTTTGGGGACCATTTGGTCGAATTGAAGACCAAAAATGCCTGATATTTTGCATGTTTTTATTAGCTATATTTTCTTCGATCCAATCGATATAGGAATCATGATTTTGAAAAAAAGGTACCTTACTTGGTGTTTTAGGAAACTGAATCCATCTCTGGGAGTGATTTTCAGTAATTTTATTGTTTAAAAAAGGCGAACTAGCACTTATTGCTAGATATAAAGCAGCCTCAGATCTTATAAGTCTTATAGCAGCAAAAAGCTTATCTAAGTCATCTATTCCTATATTTATGTGGACACTTGAAGTTGCAATAGAGATTCCATAATTATCTTGTATAAATTGATGATAAACATTATCAATATCAGATCTTTGAAATTGAATATCGTGTTTAAAACAAAGCGTAGATGAAGGAATGATTGTTAAACCTTTATTATTTAACCAATGTCTTAATTTTTTTCTTGGAGTTATTAATTTCTCGTATAAAAACTTATAGTCTTTTTCAGGAGTTGTTATGTATTCAACATTTCTATTATCTGGCTCTTTCACAAAATTAGAAAAATTTTTTTCAATATCAGCTGAAACACCAATATGAGAATCAAAAGAACCTGTAAAAAGTTCCACTTCAAAACCTTTATAAAGATTCACGTTACTCATTTATTTATCCAAACAAGCTAATGCTTTTAGTATCCCCTTAGCTTTATTAATTGTTTCTTGATATTCATTCTCAGGAGAAGAATCAGCAACTATTCCAGCACCTGCTTGTACTGATACCTCATATTTTCCATCTTTTGAGGGTTTAACTATCATAGTTCTTATTGTAATTGCTGTATTTAAAGCACCATTAATATCAATCGATCCATAAACACCAGCATAAGGTCCTCTAGCATCTTTTTCAAAGTGTTTAATCAATTGCATAGCTCTTATTTTTGGTGCCCCAGTAACTGTTCCAGCTGGGAAACATGCCTTTAACAAATCCCATACATCAGTATTGTTTTTTAAGATTCCCTCAACTTCACTGACTATATGCATAACATGTGAATATTTTTCAATAACCATTAAATCTCTGACCTCCACAGTACCAATTTCACAAACTCTTCCAAGATCATTTCTCCCAAGATCTATAAGCATTACATGCTCTGCTATTTCTTTTGGATCTTTTAATAAATCCTTTTCTAATTCCAGATCTTGTTGAGGATCATTGCCTCTAGGTCTTGTACCAGCTATTGGTCTTAAGCTTGCAACAATCTGACTTTGTTTATTCTTTTCAGCTTTAACCATAACTTCAGGACTAGAACCTATCAGATACCATGAGCCAAAATCAAAAAATGACATATATGGAGATGGATTAACCATCCTTAAGCTTCTGTATAAATTAAAGGGATCATTATTGACTTTAGTATGAAATCTCTGACTTATAACGATTTGAAAGATATCTCCTTTTCTTATATATTCTTTTGCCAAGAGAACTGCATCCTCAAAATCTTTTTTCTTCCAATTACTTTTAATATCTAAATTCAAATTCTCATTTTCATTCCACTCTAAAAACTCTTTTTCTTTCAGAGGAACTTTCATTAAATCTCTAGTTTTCTTAATTTTAGAGATTGAGTTTAGATAAACTGCTTCAATAGAAAGATCTTTTGAAGCAGTTGTGTTTGCATAAACTACTGCGGTAATACATCTTTTTGTTTGATCAAAAACAACTAACTGATCAAAAAACATCCAGGAGCCATAAGGTATATTATTTTCTTCTATTTCATTTATTGGGACACTTGGTTCTATTCGATTAATTAATTCATAACCCCAGGAACCATATAACTGTCCAATTGATGGAAAGTCATCAAGCATAGATGACTTATATTCCTTTGTCCAAGTTCTTAAAATATTAAAGGGATCTCCTTTATATATTTCAGTTTTTCCATTATTCCAGGTTTTAACTATTTCTTTTCCATAACAAACGGCTTCCCAAAGAGGCTTAGTAGCAACAATACTCCATCTACCCAAACTTTCCCCACCTTCAACAGATTCAAGAAAAACACCATGCGAATCTTTTTCAGATAATTTTAACCACGTCGACAATGGAGTCTCTAAATCTGCCGGCCATGTTTGAGTGATAGGTATAAAATTCTTACCTTCTTTGTGAGACTTGTAAAAACTATCTTTCTGTGAGCTGATCATACTAATAATGTCAACCCAAATTATAATTATATTCTTCTTTTATATCAACTTTGAGGTATTTAATCAAAAGTATTCTTAGTTGTAAATTTCAACCCAGCTGGATTAGGGTTTTCACCTATTCTCCTTGAGTTATGGCCAACTTTTTCTCTGCCCTCATTAACTTTCTCAGGGAACACACCATCTTTTGGATGTAAGAATTCAGTATCACCACTTGGGAACACTCTATAGATTTTAAAGTCCTCAATTCTTGGTTTAAAAGCTCTTAATTGTGTACCTAGTGCAAGGCATTGTTCTTTTCTTGCAAAATACATTAAATTATCACCTTCATGCATAATAGCTGCACCACCGGTGGGTAATTCAAATGCTTGTTCTTTTGAACTATTCCATACAATCGCATATTTTTCTTCGGTTTCTGCTGAGTTTAATAAACCCCCAGTACTTCCTATATGCTTTGGAAATTGACCAACTAAAGTTTCAGTCATCCTAGATTTTGAGTTATTTATAATAAGAAATTAGCATTCATATTTTACAAAATTCAAAATTTATAGAAAAGTTTCTACATTATTTAATAAATGTAAAACTTGTTTCTCGTTTTAATTTGAATCTGAAATCGGGAAAAATACTGTCAAACCCGTATCACGCCTTTGCGTGACATGGCCTCCTAAACTAGCTAACAACTTTTGAGTAGCATTTTGACTGAGTTGTAAACTACCTGTTTGAGGGTTCCAATTTAAAACAGGACCTAAATCAGAACCATCTTCTCTTCTTGGTCTTTCTTTTTTCTTATTATCTAATTTTTGTACTTTTAGTTGAAGTTTGAGCTTTTGGCCAGCTGGTCTTAATTCTAAAATTAATGTACTACCCTCTTTCAACCCTCTAGTATTTTTATCAATTAAACCTCTTAACATTAATTCTAATTTTTCAGAATCACTTAAGATTTGGGGGAGTTGACTGGGAATGTCGATCTTTAAAGAAATACCACGTCGATTTAATTGTTGATTCCATACAGGAGCAAGTTTTTTAAAAATTTCGGCTAAATTAATTTTTGCCAAGTTATTTAATGAAGGAACTTCATTACTTACCAATTCTGCCGCATTAAAGATTAAACCGAACCTATCAATTTGTTCATTACATTCATTATCTATTTGAATTAAACGATTTCTCATTGATTCATCCATATTGTATTTCTTTAAAGTAGAACTTATTAATGTTCTTATAGTGGCTAAGGGGGTTCTTACTTCATGAGAAATGGCACTTAACAATTTTGCTTCGGTTATTTGTACATTTTTTTTATCGTTTCTTTCAGAATTCTTTATGTTATGGTTTGGTCCCAAATTTGCCAATTTTGCCGATAATATTGGCCAAAAATTTTTCTCAAAATGATTATTAATATTAAGATTACCTAAATTATTGATTGCATTACGAAATTTAACTCCTTCCTCATAATTTTCTTGCTTTAATTTCGCATGCATTAATTCAATTGAAATTTTTAAGCTTTCTTCATCACATTTCATTAATAGGATTTTCTTATCTTTTTCTCCTACGATTGATAATATACATTGAAAATTTGGGGTAATTATCATCAAAAAAGGTTCATATCCATCTTTTTGACTGAGATTTAAGACTTTGTAATTACTAATGAAATCAAAATCTTTTTTTACCTTGGCTTGGTTATTACCTGGTAAAAAACCTGCATTATCTTTTTGAAAATATGGAAAACCCTCTGGTGACCACAACCAGCCATGAAGTTGATTAAAAAATTTTTTATCATTTAGAGCTGGCAAAGGAGAGGCAACCCAAATACCTCCCTGTTGACAATTCTGAGAAAGAAACTCTTTTTGAATTACTTCTAAAGAGGCCCACCACATTCTTCTAGAGGTATCATCATCGACATTTATAGTTTGAAATCCTTTAATTAAAAGGTCTTGAATTTTTTTTATAGTAATTTTTGATTTCATCAATTTCTTAATGATCTAGAGCGTTTCAGTATAGATAATACGAATCCAATAGATATAAAATTAATCACCAAAGATGTTCTACCATAGCTCATAAAAGGAAGAGGTATTCCAGTGACTGGTCCTAATCCAATGGTCATAAATAAGTTAATAATAATTTGGAATAAGAAAGTTGCGGCTATGCCAATAACAATTAGAGATTCAAAGTCACTTCTAGCACTTGTTGCAATTTTAATAATCTTTTGAATCAAAAAAAAGAACAAAAATAAAACTATTATGCATCCTAAAAAACCCAACTCTTCGCCTAAAGCACTGAATATAAAATCAGTATGTTGCTCTGGTATAAATTGCAAATTAGTCAGCTTACCTTGTAACAAACCAGTCCCAAAAAATCCTCCAGATCCAATTGCAATTTTACTCTGTAATAAATGGTATCCACCACCTAAAGGATCTCTATTGGGATCTAAAAATAAAACCAATCTATCTTTTTGATATTCTTTTAGGCCATATTGCCACAAAATTGGTGTCGATTTCGCCACCAATAAATGAATGGAAATAGCAAGAACAGAAAAAATAATTTTCTTTTTCGAGGATCTATAAGCAAGATATCCTATAAATGGAATCCAGAAAATAAGAACATTTGGTAAGGTTAAATAGAATATAGAAGTTACAATACAGAAGACTAATATCAAAATCCACTCTATGGGCATTTGCGACCAATAGAGCATCACACCTGTCAAAACTAATAAAACTAAAGAGGTTCCTAAGTCAGGCTGAAAAAAAATTAATAACCAAGGAACAATAACTACTAATAAGGGCAATACTAAATCTTTTATTGTTGAAATTATTTTTTTATCTAGAACTAAAGCCAGAGTTAATACCGTGCTCAATTTAGCGACTTCTGAAGGCTGAAAGGAAAAAATTCCCAAGTTTAGCCATCTTTGAGCTCCAGAAACTGTTATCCCCAAAAAATAAATTAGAAATAAGGATATTAAAGTACATAAATAAAATGGTATCAAATACTTTCTAAGTCTCTCTAATGGTATATAAGAAATGGAAAATGCCAAAAAATAACCTAAAAAACCAGTTAGGATGTGACTTAAATAATTAGATACTAAAAAATCTCCCTGAATACTTTTTATTAAAAAACCCGAAATAATAACTAAAAAAAGAGGGATCAAAAGTAGTGGGGAGAATAAAAATCCTCTACTAAACTTATCTTTTTTTTGAAAAACCCCTCTCTTACTTAATAAAGAAATTCCTCTAAACATTAATTGTTAATTAACAAATTTATTTTTAATTAATTGAGCTAAATTACTAAATTCAATAGAACTTTCTTTATTTGGCTGGCTTATTGAGATTGGTATTCCTTTATTGCTTTCATCAACAAGAGGAATTTCAATAGGAATTTGTGCTAATAACGGTAAATCATTTTCTTTAGCTAATATTTGTCCACCACCTTTACCAAAAATTTCATATTTTTTACTTGGCATATCTGGCGGAATAAATACTGACATATTTTCTACTATTCCCAATAAAGGCACTCCAAGTTGTTTAAACATTGCTAATCCCCTCCTTGCATCTTGCAAAGATACTTGTTGTGGAGTAGTAACCACAATAGCTCCAGCAATAGGCACAGATTGAGAAAGGGAAATTTGAGCATCACCTGTTCCTGGAGGCAAGTCAATAACCAGAAAATCTAGATTATTCCATTCAACTTGGTAAAGAAATTGACGGATAATGCTATTTAGCATTGGCCCTCTCCATATAACTGGCTGACCTTCTTCTATAAGGAAACCCATAGATACTAATGAAATTCCATATTTATTTATTGGTATTAACCTTTGATCATTACCACTACCTTCTGTAACCTTTGGATTCTGTTCAGTCACTCCCATCATTGAGGGAGTATTGGGTCCATAGATATCCGCATCGAGTAAACCAGTTTTTAATCCTAATTTAGCTAAAGAACAAGCAAGATTAACTGCGATAGTACTTTTCCCAACTCCACCTTTACCACTGCTAACAGCGATGATATGTCGAATACCGTCAATCTGTTGCAACTCAGGACCATTACTTTCAGTTTTAGATTCTGATTTGGCAAGATTATTATCTATCTCTATTTGAACATCATCAATATCTTCAAAATCCAGTAGTATTTTGCGAACCTCATTGACAATTCTATCTCTCTGAGAAGTTGCGAATGAAGGTAATGATAGTGTTACGATTACTCTTGGTATAGTTACTCTTACGTTTCTAATCCAAGCTAATTCAATTACATTTTTCTTTGATCCAGCATCTAGAACCTTTTGTAAAGCAAAATTCGCATCTTCTATCGTGGTCATTAAATTTTTAAATATTTTAACAAGGTAGTCGACAGTTTAAAAGATTAAGAACTATGTCGAACTATCAAATAATAGGAAATAAGCCCCCCTTAAGAGAAATTATAAAGGGAAACTTATAATTAACCAAAAATTTTTTTTCTTCAAGATTTACTAAATACATGCTCAAAGAACCTCCTAAAAACTCGAGAGAGAAAACTAAAAATCTCTTATTAACTCTACAAGACAAAATTTGTTCAGGCCTTGAAAATGTAGATGGTAAAGCGAAATTCACCGAAGAATCCTGGCTAAGAGACGAAGGTGGTGGTGGAAGGTCGAGAGTATTGAAAAACGGTTCTATTTTTGAGCAGGCAGGAGTAAATTTCTCTGAAGTACAGGGGAAAGAATTACCTCAATCAATAATCTCTCAGAGACCCGAAGCTAAGGGTCATGAATGGTTTGCGACAGGAACTTCTATGGTATTGCACCCTAAGAATCCTTATATTCCAACAGTTCATCTGAATTATAGGTATTTCGAAGCTGGTCCTGTTTGGTGGTTTGGCGGAGGTGCAGACTTAACCCCTTTTTATCCTTATCTTTCTGATGTGAGAAATTTTCATAAAGAGCATAAAAAAGCTTGCGAAAAAGTTGATCAAAATTTACATAAGGTATTCAAACCATGGTGTGATGAATATTTCTTCTTGAAGCACAGAAATGAATCTAGAGGAATAGGAGGTATTTTTTATGATTATCAAGATGGTTCAGGCAATATCTATAGAGGAAATAATCAAAATGGGAAGGCATCAAAAGCTTCACAAAATATTGGTATATCTAATTTAAATTGGGATGATTTATTTTCTTTAGCAGAAAACTGTGGGCAGGCATTTCTCCCTTCATATCTGCCCATTATTGAAAAGAGAGCCACTCAAACATATACATCGAAGGAAAGAGAATTCCAGCTATATCGAAGAGGTAGATATGTCGAATTCAATTTAGTTTGGGATAGAGGGACAATTTTTGGATTACAAACAAACGGTAGAACTGAATCTATATTAATGTCATTGCCGCCTTTAGCTAGATGGGAGTATGGATATAAAGCTAAAAAGGGTTCTAGAGAGGAATTTCTCACATCAATTTTTACCAAACCCCAAGATTGGTTAAATGATAAAAATTTAGAAAAATTCTGTATGGAGAATAATATCTTTGATTAAAAATTATCAAATAACTTTTGAACTAACCTTAAATAGGAGTTTTGAATAAAGAACCATCGCTTTTTAATTGAAGTTTTTCTCCAAGTTCATTTTCTAAAGAGATTAATTCATCCCTATGCGCTCTTAATCTCATGAAAGTTGAATCATTATCATTTTCGTTAATCAACCTTAATTCAAATTTTTCTTCTCTTGCTGATTTTTTAAAATAAACCATACCAGACAAAGGACCCCCAATTAATCCTAAAAGAATAGGCCACCAACCTAATTCAGGATATATTTGAATAATTACTAAACCCAAAGCGCAAGAACCAAAACCGCCAAGAAAACCTAAAAAAATTGCTAAAGATTTACTAGAAACAACTTGACCTTTAAAT
Coding sequences within it:
- a CDS encoding N-acetyltransferase, which gives rise to MQYFSTKKLVIPEGYFVNSSQIPLAKEVNRLLANCGCETFPIKPLSEAIQKSNFFFTIQNESNNKLYGFVRVTSDKGLNANLWNLSAAPGNNQKLYYSILLQLTLEKINREMPGCSISVQAPLSSFKSLEESGFILDPNGIRVMGYKL
- the recF gene encoding DNA replication/repair protein RecF (All proteins in this family for which functions are known are DNA-binding proteins that assist the filamentation of RecA onto DNA for the initiation of recombination or recombinational repair.); its protein translation is MLNLANLINECIKNIFLNKLKIKNFRNHKSFELDLKEQRTIVLGCNGIGKSNLLESVEFLSQLKSNRALSDKDLIENDSDMSVVMGQIDFKDDLELNLFRKGPKRIYVNESILKKQSEIKNYIRSVCFCSNDIDIVRSDPSFRRTWIDKVVSQLEPVYSELIVRFNRLLKQRSHFWRSESFLKNQSSDIVESFDIQMSIIGTRIFRRRRRALLKIKPYVEYWHNHLSKSKEQIGINYLSGIKNISQEEEEEKVISKKIAEQLLEQRSIEVLTGKCNFGPHRDDIEFLINDISVRKYGSSGQQRTFILALKMAELDLLTKTLNVPPILILDDVLAELDITRQNLLLNSVGKDSQCFISATHLDNFNKSFLGSSQMIYL
- the gshA gene encoding glutamate--cysteine ligase, whose translation is MSNVNLYKGFEVELFTGSFDSHIGVSADIEKNFSNFVKEPDNRNVEYITTPEKDYKFLYEKLITPRKKLRHWLNNKGLTIIPSSTLCFKHDIQFQRSDIDNVYHQFIQDNYGISIATSSVHINIGIDDLDKLFAAIRLIRSEAALYLAISASSPFLNNKITENHSQRWIQFPKTPSKVPFFQNHDSYIDWIEENIANKNMQNIRHFWSSIRPNGPQRPLILDRLELRICDFVHDINLLLGITAMLELRILNLFENINTLDPLNASIFSNDELSAICDQNEINAAKDSLNSELIHWQDGKKVVCREWIQNLLSDLSTSAEKFNMKHLLKPIYKVLEEGNQSMKWINQYEKGFSIEQIMKISIDDMIKNEDKSI
- a CDS encoding anthranilate synthase component I family protein produces the protein MISSQKDSFYKSHKEGKNFIPITQTWPADLETPLSTWLKLSEKDSHGVFLESVEGGESLGRWSIVATKPLWEAVCYGKEIVKTWNNGKTEIYKGDPFNILRTWTKEYKSSMLDDFPSIGQLYGSWGYELINRIEPSVPINEIEENNIPYGSWMFFDQLVVFDQTKRCITAVVYANTTASKDLSIEAVYLNSISKIKKTRDLMKVPLKEKEFLEWNENENLNLDIKSNWKKKDFEDAVLLAKEYIRKGDIFQIVISQRFHTKVNNDPFNLYRSLRMVNPSPYMSFFDFGSWYLIGSSPEVMVKAEKNKQSQIVASLRPIAGTRPRGNDPQQDLELEKDLLKDPKEIAEHVMLIDLGRNDLGRVCEIGTVEVRDLMVIEKYSHVMHIVSEVEGILKNNTDVWDLLKACFPAGTVTGAPKIRAMQLIKHFEKDARGPYAGVYGSIDINGALNTAITIRTMIVKPSKDGKYEVSVQAGAGIVADSSPENEYQETINKAKGILKALACLDK
- the ppc gene encoding phosphoenolpyruvate carboxylase encodes the protein MESFQQIKNNNVDLISNNDPLDKNRLLIEDLWESVLREECPDDQADRLIQLKELSYSKQIDGDSSKTFKNEIVDIVNSMDLAESIAAARAFSLYFQLVNILEQRVEEDRYIQSFTNKNVQKSPDNLDPFAPALARQNAPVTFRELFYRLRTLNVPPGKLEELLQEMDIRLVFTAHPTEIVRHTIRHKQTRVANLLKTIQVEQFLTSEAKNSLKIQLKEEVRLWWRTDELHQFKPSVLDEVDYALHYFQQVLFNAMPQLRGRIAEALTENYPDVQMPPESFCNFGSWVGSDRDGNPSVTPEITWRTACYQRQLMLERYIISVSNLRDQLSVSMQWSQVSSSLLESLETDRVKFPEIYEARATRYRSEPYRLKLSYILEKLRLTQERNNLLSDSGWKFDLEGEMDTKNIDKVENLYYKSVNEFTYDLELIKNSLISTDLTCEAVNTLLTQVHIFGFSLASLDIRQESTRHSDAIQELTNYLDLPVLYDQMSEEEKIKWLVDELNTKRPLIPYEVNWTKNTEETFSVFKMVKRLQQEFGSRICHSYVISMSHSASDLLEVLLLAKEMGLLDQNSQKSKLLVVPLFETVEDLKRAPEVMEKLFKLDFYRLLLPKVGESFKPLQELMLGYSDSNKDSGFVSSNWEIHRAQIALQNLASRNNILLRLFHGRGGSVGRGGGPAYQAILAQPSGTLKGRIKITEQGEVLASKYSLPELALYNLETVTTAVIQNSLVNNRLDATPEWNQLMSRLAETSRAHYRKLVHENPDLLNFFQEVTPIEEISKLQISSRPARRKKGAKDLSSLRAIPWVFGWTQSRFLLPSWFGVGTALSSELNSDPQQIELLRVLHQRWPFFRMLISKVEMTLSKVDLEVAKYYVDTLGSEEKKDSFDVIFEVISKEYNLTKSLILEITGKNQLLESDRDLKSSVSLRNKTIIPLGFLQVSLLRRLRDQTRQPPISEFLIDKDESRRAYSRSELLRGALLTINGIAAGMRNTG